From the genome of candidate division TA06 bacterium, one region includes:
- a CDS encoding radical SAM protein, with protein sequence MDSKNTTELLEQARRISWDRFGKKITFYLPGMFTIDGETGRYPALSITGSSCALNCDHCGARILETMINVSSPEQLIEECETLAKNGALGCLVSGGSNTDGRMPWDVFAPAIREVKEKTGLFISVHTGLLDGERAHTLKEAGIDQALVDVVGDQETFSKIYHIDDGFWRIEETLAALKDAGIETIPHIVVGLNYGEISGEYNALELVSRYGPACLVIVVFMPIAGTKMESVSPPSAEEVAELIAAARLSMPNTHISLGCARPRSKYSERLEELAVDAGVNRMALWSEKALDRARRYGLDIQFAKTCCSFPAELGGER encoded by the coding sequence TTGGATTCAAAGAATACTACAGAACTCCTTGAACAGGCACGTCGTATCTCCTGGGATAGGTTCGGGAAGAAGATAACCTTCTATCTGCCCGGCATGTTCACGATTGACGGGGAGACAGGCAGATACCCGGCACTATCAATTACGGGCTCTTCCTGTGCACTCAACTGCGACCACTGCGGAGCGAGGATACTGGAGACAATGATTAACGTATCATCGCCTGAGCAGCTCATCGAGGAATGCGAAACGCTGGCAAAGAACGGGGCTTTGGGGTGTCTTGTGTCTGGGGGGAGCAACACGGATGGGAGGATGCCCTGGGATGTTTTTGCGCCGGCAATACGAGAGGTGAAAGAAAAGACCGGCCTTTTCATCTCTGTTCATACGGGTTTACTCGATGGTGAACGTGCGCACACGCTAAAGGAGGCAGGAATCGATCAAGCCCTGGTTGACGTGGTTGGAGATCAAGAGACGTTCAGTAAGATCTACCACATCGATGATGGATTCTGGAGGATAGAGGAGACTCTGGCAGCACTCAAGGATGCCGGTATCGAGACGATTCCACATATCGTCGTGGGCCTGAACTACGGGGAGATAAGCGGTGAATACAACGCTCTAGAGCTCGTCTCGAGATACGGACCAGCGTGCCTTGTGATAGTGGTATTCATGCCTATTGCTGGGACGAAGATGGAATCTGTGTCGCCTCCGTCCGCAGAGGAGGTGGCAGAGCTGATTGCAGCGGCCCGGCTTTCAATGCCAAATACTCACATTTCCCTTGGCTGTGCCAGGCCGAGAAGTAAATACAGTGAAAGACTTGAAGAGCTGGCAGTTGATGCCGGAGTAAATAGAATGGCGCTCTGGTCTGAGAAGGCTCTGGATAGAGCTCGTCGGTACGGACTGGACATTCAGTTCGCAAAAACCTGCTGTTCTTTCCCAGCAGAACTAGGAGGAGAAAGATGA
- a CDS encoding GNAT family N-acetyltransferase produces the protein MFELQSYGEIIDVAVKSTHRRKGIGTKMVSRIYEWFKSRGVNRIELRVAEGNEISGFPVDCNHHVFQISQWADRENALNDQRDGKDERMY, from the coding sequence GTGTTCGAGCTTCAGTCATATGGGGAGATCATTGACGTTGCTGTTAAGTCAACCCACCGCAGAAAAGGGATCGGGACGAAGATGGTTAGCAGGATATATGAATGGTTCAAGTCACGCGGAGTGAATAGAATCGAATTGCGGGTCGCCGAAGGAAATGAAATAAGTGGGTTTCCTGTAGACTGCAACCATCATGTTTTTCAGATTTCTCAATGGGCCGATCGAGAGAATGCGCTCAATGACCAAAGAGACGGCAAAGACGAAAGGATGTACTAA
- a CDS encoding class I SAM-dependent methyltransferase — protein MLAEKRRCGEDKNRARDILAKRTPSVQVSKNFYKKVLKKIYPSYRFSWQVYSDKLGELSGKQKVWLDAGCGRNVTIRDFPAKYSLGIDIEIHPELENEHRFIKGSLDNLPFRGGVFDLLTAHFVVEHLDYPDVVFKEFSRVLKPGGCLLIRTTNRLNYAFFIASLIPDRLRRRIVRAVYGRQVDIYQTRYRLNTPIALGKISLTSGLELESVVMTENLHLVHPFVFAVSLVIERILSIGPLRNLKNMMVAVYRKPTYFISFGDPQFDSIHSA, from the coding sequence ATTTTGGCCGAAAAAAGAAGATGTGGAGAAGATAAGAACAGAGCTAGAGACATATTAGCTAAACGGACACCATCAGTGCAGGTGAGCAAGAATTTCTACAAGAAAGTCCTGAAGAAAATCTATCCTTCCTATCGATTCAGTTGGCAGGTCTATTCAGACAAACTGGGCGAGCTTTCTGGCAAACAGAAAGTATGGCTTGATGCTGGTTGCGGCAGAAATGTGACCATCAGGGATTTCCCGGCGAAATATTCACTCGGCATCGACATAGAGATCCATCCTGAACTCGAGAATGAACATCGGTTCATCAAAGGCAGTCTCGACAATCTCCCTTTCCGTGGTGGAGTTTTTGATCTACTCACTGCGCACTTTGTCGTTGAACATCTCGATTATCCAGATGTAGTCTTCAAGGAATTTTCAAGGGTTCTTAAGCCGGGTGGCTGTTTGCTAATCCGTACCACCAATCGATTGAACTATGCCTTTTTTATTGCATCACTGATACCTGACCGGTTAAGAAGAAGAATCGTCCGGGCGGTTTATGGTAGGCAAGTAGACATCTATCAGACGAGATATCGGCTCAACACGCCAATCGCACTCGGGAAAATCTCTCTTACATCTGGATTGGAATTGGAAAGTGTGGTTATGACTGAGAATCTGCACTTAGTACATCCTTTCGTCTTTGCCGTCTCTTTGGTCATTGAGCGCATTCTCTCGATCGGCCCATTGAGAAATCTGAAAAACATGATGGTTGCAGTCTACAGGAAACCCACTTATTTCATTTCCTTCGGCGACCCGCAATTCGATTCTATTCACTCCGCGTGA
- a CDS encoding radical SAM protein: MNNMESPEYMRMSLAAAMTLGFKEGRFYRGATLPCVNLLLTYDEGCVGACSYCGLSRKREGDYPEKSFIRVSWPTYETDDIVDKMLEKKDKLKRVCISMVTNKKAVHDTIDVTERIRAKTNLPISLLITPTLLSREDLVNFKKSGAEMIGVAVDAVTPELFDRHRGKGIKGPHRWEKYWDVTGQALEIFGEDMVGVHLIVGLGETEREMAKTIQKVKDMGARTHLFSFFPEEGSKLEKHSQPPAGQFRRMQFVRFLVDECFSTEGEFVYDENDRVVAFGLNEDELNLLTDLGTPFMTSGCPDEKGEVACNRPYGDSMPGPDIRSFPFWPKKEDVEKIRTELETY; this comes from the coding sequence ATGAACAACATGGAGAGTCCAGAATATATGAGAATGAGTCTGGCAGCGGCAATGACTCTCGGTTTCAAAGAAGGACGGTTCTACAGAGGAGCCACGCTTCCCTGCGTTAACCTCTTGCTTACATACGATGAAGGTTGCGTAGGCGCATGCTCCTACTGCGGGCTTTCCAGGAAGAGAGAGGGTGACTATCCAGAGAAGTCTTTCATCAGGGTTTCGTGGCCCACATACGAGACGGACGATATCGTAGACAAGATGCTTGAAAAGAAAGACAAACTGAAGAGAGTCTGTATCTCTATGGTGACTAACAAAAAGGCCGTACACGACACCATTGATGTGACCGAGAGAATTAGAGCCAAAACCAACTTGCCAATCTCACTTCTGATTACTCCCACACTTCTCAGCAGAGAGGATCTGGTGAACTTCAAGAAGTCGGGTGCAGAAATGATAGGAGTGGCTGTGGATGCTGTGACTCCTGAGCTGTTCGATAGGCACAGGGGAAAGGGCATCAAGGGCCCTCACAGATGGGAGAAGTACTGGGATGTAACCGGGCAGGCTCTGGAGATTTTTGGAGAGGACATGGTTGGTGTGCACCTGATAGTTGGCCTGGGCGAAACAGAAAGAGAGATGGCGAAAACCATTCAAAAGGTAAAGGACATGGGCGCAAGAACCCATCTCTTTTCCTTCTTCCCCGAAGAGGGATCAAAGCTGGAAAAGCATTCTCAGCCGCCTGCGGGCCAGTTCAGGAGAATGCAATTTGTTAGGTTTCTTGTCGACGAATGTTTCTCCACGGAAGGAGAATTCGTCTATGATGAGAATGATAGAGTTGTTGCGTTCGGGCTCAATGAGGACGAGCTAAATCTGTTAACTGACCTTGGGACTCCATTCATGACCAGCGGCTGCCCGGATGAAAAGGGGGAGGTCGCGTGCAATAGACCCTACGGCGACTCGATGCCTGGCCCGGACATTCGTAGCTTCCCATTTTGGCCGAAAAAAGAAGATGTGGAGAAGATAAGAACAGAGCTAGAGACATATTAG
- a CDS encoding NAD(P)/FAD-dependent oxidoreductase: protein MSQRLECDVLVVGAGPAGSSAAAVAANLGARVVIIDKRSEVGLPVQCAEHIPKPLAMEIELTADAVAQQVAGTKVYIDSKKVAVTDAPGYILNRDVFDSSLASEAVRSGARLMMRTTAADRTENSVLASQNGSEMEINCRIIIGADGPTSTVGGWIGQRNSKFVKAIQSTVSLSNPLQYCEIYFEPEFNAGYGWLFPKGDVANVGIGVVSTDSNLSELLDRFLERLGREGKISEGEVCSTAGLIPVGGSLPTLVENVMLVGDAAGQTHPISGAGIPQAVVCGKLAGRSAARAVLEEDMSQVTVYEREWTKLYGSTLDHACRKRETMEAEWNGRNFTELIRRSWIGFKEYYRTP, encoded by the coding sequence ATGAGTCAACGTCTGGAATGTGATGTACTCGTCGTTGGTGCTGGTCCGGCCGGAAGCAGTGCTGCTGCCGTGGCAGCAAATCTGGGGGCCCGGGTAGTTATCATAGACAAGCGTTCAGAAGTTGGACTGCCTGTGCAGTGTGCGGAGCATATTCCAAAACCTCTGGCCATGGAGATTGAACTGACTGCCGACGCTGTGGCCCAACAGGTGGCCGGAACGAAGGTATACATAGACTCAAAAAAGGTCGCTGTCACAGACGCCCCCGGCTACATATTGAATAGAGATGTTTTTGACAGTAGTCTGGCCTCTGAGGCTGTAAGGAGCGGAGCGAGGCTGATGATGCGCACTACAGCTGCTGACAGGACTGAGAACAGCGTGCTTGCTTCACAGAATGGTTCTGAGATGGAGATAAACTGCAGAATCATAATTGGAGCCGATGGCCCGACATCGACTGTCGGCGGATGGATAGGTCAGAGAAACAGCAAGTTTGTCAAAGCAATTCAATCGACCGTTTCGTTGTCAAACCCTCTACAGTACTGTGAGATCTACTTTGAACCGGAATTCAACGCCGGCTACGGTTGGCTCTTCCCAAAAGGTGACGTTGCCAATGTCGGGATTGGAGTTGTGTCCACAGACTCGAATCTCTCTGAGCTCCTCGACAGGTTCCTTGAGCGGCTGGGGCGTGAAGGGAAGATTTCTGAGGGGGAGGTGTGTTCCACGGCAGGTCTCATACCTGTCGGGGGGTCTCTTCCTACACTTGTCGAGAATGTCATGTTGGTGGGAGACGCAGCAGGGCAGACGCACCCGATTTCTGGCGCCGGCATTCCTCAGGCAGTCGTGTGTGGAAAACTTGCTGGCAGGAGTGCTGCGAGAGCTGTGCTTGAGGAAGACATGTCGCAGGTTACGGTGTACGAGAGGGAGTGGACAAAGCTGTACGGTTCGACTCTCGACCATGCCTGCAGGAAGAGGGAGACGATGGAGGCCGAGTGGAACGGCCGTAACTTTACCGAACTGATCAGGAGGTCATGGATTGGATTCAAAGAATACTACAGAACTCCTTGA